One window of the Labeo rohita strain BAU-BD-2019 chromosome 9, IGBB_LRoh.1.0, whole genome shotgun sequence genome contains the following:
- the si:dkey-100n23.5 gene encoding cyclic AMP receptor-like protein A, protein MGDEHFLQVNNTSSSRCTFFNTEPDDYRCDVLLKVKRATGTFSIVACSFMLLAIWLLRQSNSLAQKMIRSLTVAALLDSVAYVMGESHPEGSLCNFQAWWLTYFDWAALMWVCLITFNLYLNLVREIRTEHYKILYHVMAWGVPLLMSTLPLMVGYYGPAGAWCWITDNHVGWRFGIWYIPLFSLIVLMICCYARIICVANERMRSWLGTFNPERERRKISLAEEIRPLKWYPSVYLLVSIFPLINRLHNAAYPKDPVFSLTLLHVLSAPLHGLANALVFGKDTWSQLSITGIKMAVQSRLCDSTTIGEYHATNVRYTHDLDTHSDSDDEDNNILFYSPDMILKDRGPWENV, encoded by the exons ATGGGAGATGAGCATTTTCTCCAGGTTAACAACACTAGCAGCTCCCGCTGTACTTTCTTCAACACAGAGCCCGACGACTATCGATGT GATGTGTTACTTAAAGTGAAAAGAGCCACAGGGACATTTTCAATAGTGGCATG CTCTTTCATGCTGCTTGCGATATGGCTGCTCCGTCAATCTAACTCTTTGGCTCAG aaaatgatacGCAGTCTGACAGTAGCTGCACTTCTTGACAGTGTTGCTTATGTTATG GGAGAGTCTCATCCAGAGGGGTCTCTGTGTAATTTTCAAGCCTGGTGGCTCACATATTTTG ACTGGGCTGCGCTGATGTGGGTTTGTCTTATTACTTTTAATCTGTACCTGAACCTGGTGAGAGAAATCAGAACTgaacattataaaat ACTGTATCATGTGATGGCATGGGGTGTTCCTCTGCTTATGTCCACCCTCCCCCTGATGGTTGGATACTACGGTCCTGCAGGAGCCTGGTG TTGGATCACAGATAATCATGTCGGGTGGAGGTTTGGCAT ATGGTACATTCCTCTGTTTAGCCTGATTGTCCTCATGATCTGTTGTTATGCTCGAATCATCTGTGTGGCCAAcgagagg ATGCGTTCCTGGTTAGGCACCTTTAATCCAGAAAGAGAGAGGAGgaag ATTTCTCTAGCCGAAGAGATCAGACCATTGAAGTGGTATCCCTCAGTCTATCTGCTTGTCTCAATCTTCCCCCTAATAAATCG ACTTCATAATGCTGCTTACCCAAAGGACCCTGTGTTTTCTTTGACGTTACTACACGTGCTCAGTGCACCCTTGCATGGGCTTGCAAATGCTCTGGTCTTCGGCAAAGACACCTGGAGTCAACTGAGTATAACAGGAATAAAG ATGGCTGTTCAGTCTCGACTGTGTGACAGCACAACGATTGGAGAGTACCATGCTACGAATGTAAGATACACACATGACCTCGATACACACTCCGATTCTGACGATGAGGACAACAACATTCTATTTTACAGCCCGGACATGATCTTAAAAGATAGGGGACCCTGGGAAAATGTTTAG
- the mid1ip1a gene encoding mid1-interacting protein 1A → MQMSEPLSQKNALFTAMNRFIGAVNNMDQTVMVPSLLRDVPLDQEKEQQKLTNDPGSYLRDAEADMYSYYSQLKSIRNNIEWGVMRAEEQRRKKDTTAPEPARTEPENDMDLEQLLQFHLKGLHGVLSELTSQANNLTNRYKQEIGIAGWGQ, encoded by the coding sequence atgCAGATGTCCGAGCCCCTCAGCCAGAAGAACGCTCTGTTCACGGCAATGAACCGCTTCATCGGCGCCGTCAACAACATGGATCAGACGGTCATGGTGCCGAGTCTGCTAAGAGATGTGCCGCTGGACCAAGAGAAAGAGCAGCAGAAACTAACCAACGACCCGGGTAGCTATCTGCGGGATGCTGAGGCCGACATGTACAGCTATTACAGCCAGCTCAAGTCCATCCGGAACAACATCGAATGGGGCGTCATGCGTGCAGAGGAGCAAAGGCGCAAGAAAGACACCACAGCACCGGAGCCAGCGCGCACAGAGCCAGAGAACGACATGGATCTGGAACAGCTCCTGCAGTTCCACCTGAAGGGCTTGCATGGGGTGCTGTCCGAGCTTACAAGCCAAGCCAACAACCTGACCAACCGGTACAAGCAGGAGATTGGCATTGCCGGCTGGGGACAGTGA
- the otc gene encoding ornithine transcarbamylase, mitochondrial, whose amino-acid sequence MSAFKNIVFYSSKFAKSCQSRNFSVGKAALDGVNLKGRSFLTLKDFNAEEIKHILWVSADLKHRIKHRGEYVPLLQGKSIAMIFEKRSTRTRMSTETGFSLLGGHPCFLTPQDIHLGVNESTTDTARVLSGLADIVLARVYSHTSLEHLDKDSSIPIINGLSDLYHPIQILADLLTLQEHYGSLKGLTLAWIGDGNNVLHSFMMSLAKLGVNLKVATPKGYEPDANVTQEAQLLSKQFGTKLQFLTDPMEAARDSSVLVTDTWVSMGQEEEKKKRLKDFHGYQITMQTGSVAAPDWTFLHCLPRKAEEVDDEVFYSSRSLVFSEAENRKWTIMGLMVSILTDYKPQIPKLKL is encoded by the exons ATGTCTGCTTTCAAAAACATAGTATTTTATAGTTCGAAATTTGCAAAATCTTGCCAAAGCAGGAATTTTAG TGTGGGAAAAGCAGCTTTGGACGGTGTTAACCTGAAGGGCCGCAGCTTTCTAACACTGAAGGATTTTAACGCGGAGGAAATTAAACATATCCTGTGGGTTTCTGCTGACCTTAAACATCGAATAAAGCACAGGGGCGAG TATGTTCCATTACTTCAAGGCAAATCTATCGCTATGATATTTGAGAAGAGGAGCACTAGGACCCGCATGTCCACTGAAACAG GGTTTTCTCTTTTGGGAGGCCATCCATGTTTTCTCACACCCCAGGATATTCATCTAGGAGTCAATGAGAGCACCACAGACACGGCCAG GGTGCTCTCTGGTTTGGCAGACATTGTGTTAGCTCGGGTGTATAGTCACACATCTCTGGAGCACCTGGATAAAGACTCTTCTATACCAATCATCAATGGCCTCTCTGACCTCTACCATCCTATACAGATTCTAGCTGACCTTCTGACACTACAG GAGCACTACGGCTCATTAAAAGGCCTCACTTTGGCTTGGATAGGTGATGGAAACAACGTTCTTCACTCCTTCATGATGTCATTGGCCAAACTAGGTGTCAATCTTAAAGTGGCCACACCCAAG GGTTATGAGCCAGATGCTAATGTCACTCAAGAGGCTCAGCTTCTGTCTAAGCAG TTTGGTACCAAGTTGCAATTCCTGACGGATCCAATGGAGGCAGCACGGGACAGTAGCGTACTGGTTACTGACACTTGGGTGAGCATGGGccaagaggaggagaagaagaagagacTGAAAGATTTCCATGGATACCAGATCACCATGCAG ACAGGAAGTGTGGCTGCACCAGACTGGACATTTCTGCACTGTCTCCCACGTAAAGCAGAGGAAGTGGATGATGAGGTTTTCTACTCATCACGTTCCCTTGTGTTCTCTGAGGCTGAGAACCGCAAGTGGACCATTATG GGTTTGATGGTGAGCATCCTGACAGACTATAAGCCACAAATTCCCAAactcaaattataa